A genomic segment from Vicinamibacterales bacterium encodes:
- a CDS encoding Uma2 family endonuclease — translation MSDAVRSTAKLTYDDLVAMFPEDDGVHRELIDGEIVVTPSPANRHQTLSLRLTLALGNHLEAHTEQGTLFVARFDVVMTPYDVVEPDLLVVLGDQQDILTDKNVQGAPGLVIEILSPGTRQRDLTHKRRLFDREGVREYWIVDPDRNNVAACRRANDGSFPLATTLEARNGETLTTPLLPGWELPLERLFRP, via the coding sequence ATGTCAGACGCGGTTCGGTCGACAGCCAAGCTCACCTACGACGATCTGGTCGCGATGTTTCCGGAGGACGACGGAGTCCACCGGGAGCTTATCGACGGGGAGATCGTCGTGACGCCCTCGCCGGCCAACCGGCATCAGACACTCTCGTTGCGACTGACGCTGGCGCTCGGGAACCATCTGGAGGCGCACACTGAACAAGGCACCTTGTTCGTCGCGCGATTCGATGTCGTGATGACGCCCTACGATGTCGTGGAACCCGACCTGCTCGTCGTGCTTGGCGACCAGCAGGACATCCTCACGGACAAGAACGTTCAAGGCGCGCCGGGGCTGGTCATCGAGATCCTCTCGCCCGGCACGCGCCAGCGTGACCTGACGCACAAGCGGCGGCTCTTCGATCGCGAAGGCGTTCGTGAATATTGGATCGTGGATCCCGACCGCAACAACGTGGCGGCCTGTCGGCGGGCCAACGATGGATCGTTTCCGTTGGCGACCACCCTCGAGGCCAGAAACGGCGAGACGCTGACGACGCCGCTGCTGCCGGGTTGGGAGCTGCCGCTCGAACGGCTCTTCCGGCCGTAG
- the topA gene encoding type I DNA topoisomerase gives MPIPLVIVESPAKARTLARFLGKKYRVEASYGHIRDLPESAAEVPAEIKGKSWGRLGVDTDGNFTPYYVVPPDKRKNVTALKAAMKDASELILATDPDREGESISWHLKELLKPKVPVRRIVFHEITEEAVNAALAERHDVDENLVRAQESRRILDRLYGYTLSPVLWKKVQTGLSAGRVQSVAVRVIVEREEERIAFRTASYWDLEARLRGGSIAFPATLAKVGGQRVATGKDFDSKGVLESSTVKLLNETDAQGLRETLMRRLPWSVTSVEEKPYTQRPSPPFTTSTLQQEANRKLGFSSERTMQIAQRLFQGMDLGGGDLEGLISYHRTDSTTLSNKALVEAQHAVVELYGADYHKGPRQYQTKVRNAQEAHEAIRPTDFRRTPASLERILESDEMRIYDLIWKRAVASQMADAKLLRTSVEITGEASDGTPATFNASGKAIEFAGYLRAYVEGSDDPSAELLEQDTVLPKLSVGDQVWSPDKMDQDLILLGLDAKGHQTSPPARYTEASLVKKLEEEGIGRPSTYAPTVATIQRRGYISHQGKALVPSFTAFAVTRLLRNHFGDYVDLAFTAEMEEILDKISNGEKDWLVFLAEFYRGDGKHPGLEHLVEDKGQAIEYPIIELGKDPESDLPVRVRIGRYGPFLQLGSQADGGPRASLPEDLAPADLTLEKAIALLKAKAQGPKSLGVDPVSGLHVYIMHGRFGAYVQLGETPEDRDVKPRRASLGRDHTEETITLDVSLKLLSLPRELGLGEDGEAILSNVGRFGPYVKQGTEFRSLEDTDDVYSITLERAKELLAQPKKSGRRQRSEPKELKALGKHPASGENVRILDGRYGPYVSDGTTNASVPKGTQVEAVTMASAVELLAAREGMGKKKKPARGRKAAKAPAKKKTAAKKAKKPA, from the coding sequence ATGCCGATACCGCTAGTTATTGTTGAATCCCCGGCCAAAGCCCGGACCCTTGCTCGTTTCCTCGGAAAGAAATACCGGGTGGAGGCCAGCTACGGCCACATTCGGGATCTGCCGGAGTCGGCCGCCGAGGTGCCCGCGGAGATCAAGGGCAAGTCGTGGGGCCGGCTTGGTGTGGATACCGACGGTAACTTCACGCCCTACTACGTGGTGCCCCCCGACAAGCGGAAGAACGTCACGGCGCTCAAGGCCGCGATGAAGGACGCCTCGGAACTGATTCTCGCGACCGACCCTGACCGCGAAGGGGAGTCGATCAGCTGGCACTTGAAGGAGCTGCTCAAGCCCAAGGTGCCGGTCCGCCGCATCGTCTTCCACGAGATCACGGAAGAAGCGGTGAATGCGGCGCTCGCCGAACGGCACGACGTGGACGAGAACCTGGTGCGCGCGCAAGAGAGCCGCCGCATTCTCGACCGCCTCTACGGCTACACGCTGTCGCCGGTGCTGTGGAAGAAGGTGCAGACCGGCCTCAGCGCGGGGCGCGTGCAGTCGGTCGCCGTCCGCGTCATCGTCGAGCGCGAAGAGGAACGCATCGCGTTCCGCACCGCGAGCTACTGGGATCTCGAGGCCCGGCTGCGCGGCGGATCGATCGCGTTCCCCGCCACGCTGGCCAAAGTCGGCGGCCAGCGCGTCGCCACCGGCAAGGACTTCGACAGCAAGGGCGTGCTCGAGTCGAGCACCGTCAAGCTGCTGAACGAGACCGACGCCCAGGGCCTGCGCGAAACGCTGATGCGCCGGCTGCCGTGGTCGGTGACCAGCGTCGAAGAGAAGCCCTACACGCAGCGGCCGTCGCCGCCGTTCACCACCTCGACGCTGCAGCAGGAAGCCAACCGCAAGCTCGGGTTCTCGTCCGAGCGCACCATGCAGATCGCGCAGCGGCTGTTCCAGGGCATGGATCTCGGCGGCGGCGATCTTGAAGGCTTGATTTCGTATCACCGGACCGACTCGACCACGCTCAGCAACAAGGCGCTGGTCGAAGCGCAGCACGCGGTGGTGGAACTGTACGGCGCCGACTATCACAAGGGCCCGCGGCAGTACCAGACCAAGGTGCGCAACGCGCAGGAAGCCCACGAAGCGATCCGTCCCACCGACTTCCGCCGCACGCCGGCGTCGCTCGAGCGCATTCTCGAGAGCGACGAGATGCGCATCTATGACTTGATCTGGAAGCGCGCGGTCGCGTCGCAGATGGCCGACGCCAAGCTGCTGCGCACCTCGGTCGAGATCACCGGCGAGGCGAGCGACGGCACGCCGGCTACGTTCAACGCGAGCGGCAAGGCCATTGAGTTCGCGGGTTACCTCCGCGCCTACGTCGAGGGCTCCGACGATCCGTCGGCCGAGCTGCTCGAACAGGACACCGTACTGCCGAAGCTCTCGGTCGGCGATCAGGTGTGGTCGCCCGACAAGATGGATCAGGATCTGATCCTCCTCGGCCTCGACGCCAAGGGCCACCAGACCTCGCCGCCGGCGCGCTACACCGAGGCGTCGCTGGTCAAGAAGCTCGAAGAAGAAGGCATTGGCCGTCCCTCGACCTACGCGCCGACGGTGGCCACCATCCAGCGCCGCGGCTACATCTCGCACCAGGGCAAGGCGCTGGTGCCCAGCTTCACCGCGTTCGCCGTCACCCGCCTGCTCCGCAACCACTTCGGCGACTACGTCGACCTCGCGTTCACCGCCGAAATGGAAGAGATCCTCGACAAGATCTCCAACGGCGAAAAAGACTGGCTGGTCTTCCTCGCCGAGTTCTACCGCGGCGACGGCAAGCATCCCGGTCTCGAGCACCTGGTTGAAGACAAGGGCCAGGCGATCGAATACCCGATCATCGAGCTCGGCAAGGATCCCGAAAGCGACCTGCCGGTGCGCGTCCGCATCGGGCGCTACGGCCCCTTCCTGCAGCTCGGATCGCAGGCCGACGGCGGCCCGCGCGCGTCGTTGCCGGAAGATCTGGCGCCGGCCGATCTGACGCTCGAGAAGGCCATCGCGCTGCTCAAGGCCAAGGCGCAGGGGCCCAAGTCGCTCGGCGTCGATCCCGTGAGCGGCCTGCACGTCTACATCATGCACGGCCGCTTCGGCGCCTACGTGCAGCTCGGCGAGACGCCGGAAGACCGCGACGTCAAGCCGCGGCGCGCCTCGCTTGGCCGCGATCACACCGAAGAGACGATCACGCTCGATGTGTCGCTGAAGCTGTTGTCGCTACCGCGCGAGCTGGGCCTCGGCGAAGACGGCGAGGCGATCCTCTCGAACGTCGGCCGGTTCGGTCCGTACGTGAAGCAGGGCACTGAGTTCCGGTCGCTCGAAGATACCGACGACGTCTATTCGATCACGCTGGAGCGCGCGAAGGAGTTGCTCGCGCAGCCGAAGAAGTCGGGCCGCCGCCAGCGGTCCGAGCCCAAGGAACTGAAGGCGCTCGGCAAGCACCCGGCCAGCGGCGAGAACGTGCGCATCCTCGATGGTCGCTATGGGCCGTATGTGAGCGACGGCACCACCAATGCCTCCGTGCCGAAGGGTACGCAGGTCGAAGCGGTGACGATGGCGTCGGCGGTGGAGTTGCTGGCGGCGCGCGAGGGCATGGGGAAGAAGAAGAAGCCCGCGCGTGGTCGCAAGGCGGCGAAGGCGCCGGCGAAAAAGAAGACTGCAGCGAAGAAGGCGAAGAAGCCGGCGTAG
- the dprA gene encoding DNA-processing protein DprA gives MDSIRRGSSRYPPLLAEIPDPPDILWVRGDVSICDKTVVAIVGARAASREGVAAAESIAGDLARAGIVIASGLARGVDSAAHTGALDAGGTTIAVLGTGIDRVYPSENEELFERIASHGLLMTEFPPGAPPEVFHFPRRNRIISGLSRAVLVVEAAEKSGSLITARHAADQGRDVMAMPGLTAGGRNRGAHALLRDGAKLVESAVDILQELGIGSGRGAARETPETVEFTVDDIAAELKVPAGDALARLLEWELTGEIRRIGSGRFIRTQMTQGRR, from the coding sequence ATGGATTCCATCAGGCGCGGCTCGTCTCGTTACCCGCCGTTGCTCGCCGAAATTCCCGATCCGCCCGACATTCTCTGGGTGCGCGGTGACGTGTCTATTTGTGACAAGACTGTGGTAGCCATCGTCGGCGCGCGCGCCGCGTCGCGCGAGGGCGTGGCCGCGGCTGAATCCATCGCCGGGGATCTGGCTCGCGCCGGCATCGTGATTGCGAGTGGACTCGCGCGCGGCGTCGACTCGGCCGCCCACACCGGCGCCCTCGACGCCGGCGGCACCACCATAGCCGTGCTGGGCACGGGCATCGACCGCGTGTATCCCTCCGAGAACGAAGAGCTGTTCGAGCGGATCGCGAGCCACGGCCTGTTGATGACCGAGTTCCCACCGGGCGCACCGCCCGAGGTCTTCCACTTCCCGCGTCGCAATCGCATCATCAGCGGGCTCTCGCGCGCGGTGCTCGTGGTCGAGGCGGCGGAGAAAAGCGGGTCCTTGATCACGGCGCGACACGCCGCCGACCAGGGCCGGGACGTAATGGCCATGCCTGGATTGACGGCCGGCGGGCGCAATCGCGGCGCCCACGCCTTGTTGAGGGATGGGGCAAAGCTCGTGGAGTCTGCGGTCGATATCCTGCAGGAACTCGGGATCGGCAGCGGGCGGGGCGCGGCGCGTGAAACCCCGGAAACCGTTGAATTCACGGTAGATGACATTGCCGCGGAGCTGAAAGTTCCGGCCGGTGACGCGCTGGCCAGGCTGCTCGAATGGGAGCTGACCGGAGAGATTCGGCGAATTGGATCGGGCCGGTTCATTCGAACGCAGATGACCCAGGGCCGCAGATGA
- a CDS encoding tetratricopeptide repeat protein, translating into MSVRPLVLALFVVVASAPHAWAEQRGPAKEQVEFGIQVAQRGLWKEAIYRWERAAQLDPTYAAAFNNLAVAYEHEGQLAKAREAYEKALAIEPNNALVRQNYDLFKEINDRAAQKDGRQL; encoded by the coding sequence ATGTCTGTCCGCCCTCTGGTTTTAGCGTTGTTCGTGGTCGTGGCGTCGGCTCCACACGCGTGGGCCGAGCAGCGAGGTCCGGCCAAGGAACAGGTTGAATTCGGCATCCAGGTGGCGCAGCGCGGTCTGTGGAAAGAGGCGATCTACCGCTGGGAACGCGCCGCCCAGCTCGATCCAACCTACGCCGCAGCGTTCAACAACCTCGCCGTGGCCTACGAGCACGAGGGTCAGTTGGCGAAGGCGCGAGAGGCGTACGAGAAGGCCCTCGCGATCGAACCCAACAATGCGCTCGTCCGGCAGAACTACGACCTGTTCAAGGAAATCAATGACCGCGCGGCTCAGAAAGACGGCCGACAGCTTTAG
- the rplU gene encoding 50S ribosomal protein L21: MFAIIQASGRQFRVETGAIIAIDGHNAGEAGGEVSFDQVLLVSNDAGDVTAGTPFVAGAKVLGVIGELDKTKKIRVFKKKRRKQYRRTKGHRSLLTRVRITDIQV; encoded by the coding sequence GTGTTTGCAATCATTCAGGCCTCAGGCCGCCAGTTCCGCGTCGAGACCGGCGCCATTATCGCCATCGATGGACACAACGCCGGTGAAGCCGGCGGCGAAGTGTCGTTCGACCAGGTCCTCCTCGTCAGCAACGACGCGGGCGACGTCACCGCCGGCACGCCCTTCGTGGCCGGCGCCAAGGTATTGGGCGTCATCGGCGAGCTCGACAAGACCAAGAAGATCCGCGTGTTCAAGAAGAAGCGGCGCAAGCAGTATCGTCGGACCAAGGGCCACCGGAGCCTGCTGACGCGCGTCCGCATCACCGACATTCAGGTGTAA
- the rpmA gene encoding 50S ribosomal protein L27, protein MATKKGQGSSRNGRDSNSQRLGVKRFEGNLVSGGSILVRQRGRKYQPGLNVGLGKDDTLFAKVTGKVKFEDHGQRGRFISVHPVE, encoded by the coding sequence ATGGCTACAAAAAAAGGTCAGGGATCGTCTCGTAACGGCCGCGACAGCAACTCGCAGCGGCTCGGCGTCAAGCGCTTCGAAGGCAACCTCGTCAGCGGCGGGTCCATCCTCGTCCGCCAGCGCGGGCGCAAGTACCAGCCCGGGCTGAACGTCGGCCTCGGCAAGGACGACACGCTCTTCGCGAAGGTCACCGGCAAGGTGAAGTTCGAGGATCACGGCCAGCGCGGGCGGTTCATCTCGGTTCATCCGGTCGAGTAA
- the obgE gene encoding GTPase ObgE, protein MFVDEVDIHIKAGDGGAGSLSFRREKFVPRGGPDGGNGGEGGSVFIVADPHRNTLVHFRFNPDYKAQRGGNGAGALRTGRGGRDLEIPVPVGTLVYKKDPDTGELTQAADLTVLGQRVLLAKGGRGGLGNAHFATSTNRAPRKVQPGEPGEVFDLQLKLKLLADVGLVGYPNAGKSTLISVISAAKPKIADYPFTTLTPNLGVVALSDDRSFVVADVPGLIEGAHSGHGLGHQFLRHIERTKVIIHLVDVSGASGRDPVEDFDTIRRELELYNPELLKKPHLVAANKIDAVDDPKRITALEKRAKKLKLKFFQISAVTGEGVKPLIEAAWPIIAKARELEAKEIAVAAEEDDEREVPADYNPALMPPLRSGTPKKR, encoded by the coding sequence GTGTTCGTCGACGAAGTCGACATCCACATCAAGGCAGGCGACGGAGGCGCAGGTTCCCTGAGCTTCCGTCGCGAGAAGTTCGTCCCCCGGGGCGGACCTGATGGCGGCAACGGCGGCGAAGGCGGCTCGGTCTTCATCGTCGCCGACCCGCACCGCAACACGCTCGTCCACTTCCGTTTCAATCCCGACTACAAGGCCCAACGCGGCGGCAATGGCGCCGGCGCGCTCCGTACCGGCCGCGGCGGACGCGACCTCGAAATCCCGGTGCCGGTCGGCACGCTGGTCTACAAGAAGGATCCGGACACCGGCGAGCTGACGCAGGCCGCGGACCTGACGGTGCTGGGCCAGCGCGTGCTGCTCGCCAAGGGCGGACGCGGCGGGCTCGGCAACGCCCACTTCGCCACCTCCACCAATCGCGCCCCGCGCAAGGTGCAGCCGGGCGAGCCGGGTGAGGTGTTCGATCTTCAACTCAAGCTGAAGCTGCTGGCCGACGTCGGCCTGGTGGGCTACCCCAACGCCGGCAAGTCCACGTTGATCTCGGTGATCTCCGCGGCCAAACCGAAGATCGCGGACTACCCCTTCACGACGCTGACGCCGAACCTGGGCGTGGTGGCGCTCAGCGACGACCGCAGCTTCGTGGTCGCCGACGTGCCCGGCCTGATCGAGGGCGCGCACTCGGGTCACGGGCTGGGCCACCAGTTCCTGCGGCACATCGAGCGCACCAAGGTGATCATCCACCTCGTCGATGTCTCCGGCGCGTCGGGCCGCGACCCGGTTGAAGACTTCGACACGATCCGTCGCGAGCTGGAGTTGTACAACCCGGAACTCCTCAAGAAGCCGCACCTCGTCGCCGCCAACAAGATCGACGCGGTGGACGACCCCAAGCGCATCACCGCGCTCGAGAAGCGCGCGAAGAAGCTGAAGCTGAAGTTCTTCCAGATCTCCGCCGTGACCGGCGAGGGCGTGAAGCCGCTCATCGAGGCGGCGTGGCCGATCATCGCCAAGGCCCGCGAGCTCGAAGCGAAGGAAATCGCGGTCGCGGCGGAAGAGGATGACGAGCGAGAGGTTCCGGCGGATTACAACCCGGCCCTGATGCCGCCGCTCCGCAGCGGCACGCCCAAGAAGCGATGA
- the nadD gene encoding nicotinate-nucleotide adenylyltransferase has protein sequence MTLGVLGGTFDPIHNGHLAAGLRAQAALRLDRVLVVPSRIPPHRSMTVGTPPADRLAMARLVAADHPGWTASDVELKRDGPSYTFDTLTELRAASTSQFFFIIGADAFAEIATWSRYPAVLDLAHFAVVARPGITLHSLQARVPDLADRMTTPDLFKPYAPGLEPDQKTRVILIETATPDVSSTEIRRRVRAGESIHGLVPEAIASYIATHRLYVEAGL, from the coding sequence ATGACGCTCGGCGTCCTCGGCGGCACCTTCGATCCCATCCACAACGGTCACCTCGCGGCGGGCCTGCGGGCCCAGGCGGCCCTGCGGCTCGACCGCGTGCTGGTCGTGCCGTCACGCATCCCGCCGCATCGGTCGATGACGGTCGGCACGCCACCCGCCGATCGGCTGGCCATGGCGAGGCTGGTGGCCGCTGACCATCCAGGCTGGACCGCGTCTGATGTCGAGTTGAAGCGTGACGGCCCGTCGTACACCTTCGACACGCTGACGGAGCTCCGCGCCGCGTCGACATCTCAGTTTTTCTTCATTATCGGGGCCGATGCGTTCGCGGAAATTGCCACGTGGTCGCGCTACCCGGCCGTGCTGGACCTGGCCCACTTCGCCGTCGTCGCGCGGCCCGGAATCACGCTACACTCACTGCAAGCGCGTGTCCCCGACCTTGCCGACCGCATGACGACACCGGACCTGTTCAAGCCCTACGCCCCGGGCCTCGAGCCAGACCAGAAAACCCGCGTCATTTTGATAGAAACCGCGACACCGGACGTGTCGTCCACCGAGATTCGCCGGCGCGTGCGCGCCGGTGAGAGCATTCACGGTCTCGTGCCCGAGGCCATCGCGTCGTACATTGCGACCCATCGTCTGTATGTAGAGGCGGGCCTTTAG
- the rsfS gene encoding ribosome silencing factor: MPKAIQAVVEAAQARKATGVVVLDLKKAGAFTDYFVICSGANPRQVQAIADSVEEALKAQKQRPSLVEGYARAEWVLLDYFDFVVHVFSKHARDFYALDRLWGSAVRHEIPDED, translated from the coding sequence TTGCCCAAAGCCATCCAGGCGGTGGTTGAGGCGGCGCAAGCCCGGAAGGCCACCGGCGTGGTGGTGCTCGACCTGAAGAAGGCGGGCGCCTTCACGGATTACTTCGTGATCTGTTCGGGCGCCAATCCGCGGCAGGTGCAGGCCATTGCCGACTCGGTGGAAGAAGCGCTCAAGGCGCAGAAGCAGCGTCCCTCGCTGGTGGAAGGCTACGCCCGCGCGGAGTGGGTGCTGCTCGACTACTTCGACTTCGTGGTCCACGTGTTCTCGAAACACGCGCGGGATTTTTACGCCCTCGACCGCCTCTGGGGCAGCGCCGTCCGCCACGAAATCCCCGACGAAGACTAA
- a CDS encoding ComF family protein encodes MTLRALANSLLSSLFEPPCAACAQVLAQPLDGAVCERCWASICLGTGLHERYRDHAVDWACAVDHYDGRLRDIIHALKYERRRSIARPLGGLMRERGAALLQGAELVVPVPLHPRRQRARGFNQADDLARQLGLPVVPLLRRVRFTTSQIELPADARHQNVRNAFALTEGPANRLRQGFHLRRGYGGQVGAQEAGRYMGTVVVLVDDVSTTGATLEACARVLKTAGVKEVRALTAARVVTGRR; translated from the coding sequence ATGACCCTGCGCGCCCTCGCCAATTCCCTTCTCTCTTCTCTATTCGAACCGCCCTGCGCGGCCTGCGCGCAGGTGCTGGCGCAGCCGCTCGACGGCGCGGTCTGCGAGCGCTGCTGGGCGTCCATTTGCCTGGGCACCGGCTTGCACGAGCGCTACCGGGACCACGCGGTCGATTGGGCGTGCGCGGTCGATCACTATGACGGGCGCCTGCGCGACATCATCCACGCGTTGAAGTACGAGCGCCGGCGCTCGATTGCGAGACCACTGGGTGGATTGATGCGGGAACGCGGAGCGGCGTTGCTGCAAGGGGCGGAGCTGGTGGTGCCGGTTCCGCTGCATCCCCGCCGCCAGCGCGCGCGCGGCTTCAACCAGGCCGACGACCTGGCCCGCCAGCTCGGCCTGCCGGTCGTCCCGCTGCTGCGGCGCGTGCGGTTCACCACTTCACAGATTGAGTTACCGGCGGATGCGCGTCACCAGAACGTGCGTAACGCGTTCGCCCTGACGGAGGGTCCGGCTAACCGCCTTCGCCAAGGCTTCCACCTTCGCCGCGGCTACGGTGGACAGGTCGGCGCTCAAGAAGCCGGACGCTACATGGGCACGGTGGTCGTGCTGGTGGACGACGTCTCGACGACGGGGGCGACGCTGGAGGCGTGCGCCCGGGTGTTGAAAACCGCGGGTGTAAAGGAAGTGCGGGCGCTTACAGCAGCCCGAGTCGTGACCGGACGGCGGTGA
- the tmk gene encoding dTMP kinase: MTLKRHAPSPKPKGHLIAFEGLDQSGKQTQAERLLAAFRAAGHLAEFLTFPEYTTAIGTEIGHALQGVRHYEPDTLQLLYIANRFEFRPRITQWLDEGRMVVCDRYLASSIAYGEAQGVDAAWVASIQQRLPQPALTLLLDIPPAASLNRKQVARDKFERDLPLLGRVRESYIHQAGSDPGWVHLDGARDKDAVSADVLTAVRSRLGLL; encoded by the coding sequence ATGACACTCAAGCGCCACGCCCCAAGCCCCAAGCCGAAGGGGCACTTGATCGCCTTCGAAGGGCTGGATCAAAGCGGCAAGCAAACCCAGGCCGAGCGGTTGCTGGCGGCCTTTCGTGCCGCCGGACATCTCGCCGAGTTCCTGACCTTCCCGGAATACACCACGGCCATCGGCACCGAGATCGGCCACGCGCTCCAGGGCGTGCGCCACTACGAACCCGACACGCTGCAGCTGCTCTACATCGCCAACCGCTTCGAGTTCCGGCCCCGCATCACGCAGTGGCTCGACGAAGGGCGCATGGTGGTGTGCGATCGCTACCTCGCCTCGAGCATCGCCTACGGCGAGGCACAGGGCGTCGATGCCGCCTGGGTGGCCAGCATCCAGCAGCGCCTGCCCCAGCCGGCGTTGACGCTGTTGCTCGACATCCCGCCGGCGGCGTCGCTCAACCGCAAGCAGGTGGCGCGCGACAAGTTCGAGCGTGACCTGCCGCTGCTGGGCCGGGTGCGCGAGAGCTACATCCACCAGGCCGGCAGTGACCCGGGTTGGGTGCACCTCGACGGCGCCCGCGACAAAGACGCGGTGTCGGCCGACGTGCTCACCGCCGTCCGGTCACGACTCGGGCTGCTGTAA